The following coding sequences lie in one Pseudomonas monsensis genomic window:
- the arcD gene encoding arginine-ornithine antiporter, translating to MSQPTQKLRLGALIALVVGSMIGGGIFSLPQNMAARADAGAILIGWGITAIGMLTLAFVFQTLANRKPELDSGVYAYAKAGFGDYMGFSSAWGYWISAWLGNVGYFVLLFSTLGYFFPVFGQGNTPVAIACASVLLWAVHFLVMRGIKEAALINQLTTMAKVVPLIMFIVIAALAFKADIFTRDIWGHSNPNFGGVMDQVRNMMLVTVFVFIGIEGASVYSARAEKRSDVGRATVIGFIGVLALLVLVNVLSLGIMSQPELATLQNPSLAAVLEHIVGPWGALLISVGLAISLLGALLSWALLCAEILFATAKDKTMPAFLKKENKNHVPVNALWLTNVMIQIFLLITLFSAGTYTSLIYLASSMILVPYLWSAAYAVLLSGRGETYEHASAERTKDLLIGGIALCYAVWLLYAGGVKYLLLSALLYAPGVLLFAKAKREQGEPLFTHVEKAIFTCVIIGAGLAAYGLYSGVLSL from the coding sequence ATGTCGCAACCGACGCAAAAGCTGCGACTGGGGGCGTTGATCGCCTTGGTAGTGGGTTCGATGATTGGCGGGGGGATTTTTTCCCTGCCGCAGAACATGGCGGCCCGCGCCGATGCCGGGGCGATCCTGATTGGCTGGGGCATCACCGCCATCGGCATGCTGACCCTGGCGTTCGTGTTCCAGACCCTGGCCAATCGCAAACCCGAACTGGACTCCGGTGTCTACGCTTACGCCAAGGCCGGGTTTGGCGACTACATGGGGTTCTCGTCGGCGTGGGGTTACTGGATCAGCGCCTGGCTGGGCAACGTCGGTTATTTCGTCCTGCTGTTCAGCACCCTCGGCTACTTCTTTCCGGTTTTCGGTCAGGGCAACACCCCGGTCGCCATTGCCTGCGCGTCGGTGTTGTTGTGGGCCGTGCATTTTCTGGTGATGCGCGGGATCAAGGAGGCGGCGCTGATCAACCAGTTGACCACCATGGCCAAGGTCGTGCCGTTGATCATGTTCATCGTCATCGCGGCGCTGGCGTTCAAGGCAGATATTTTTACCCGTGACATCTGGGGCCACAGCAACCCGAATTTTGGCGGGGTGATGGATCAGGTGCGCAACATGATGCTGGTCACGGTGTTCGTGTTCATCGGCATCGAAGGCGCCAGCGTCTACTCGGCGCGAGCAGAGAAACGCAGCGACGTCGGCCGCGCCACGGTGATTGGTTTCATCGGGGTGCTGGCGCTGCTGGTGCTGGTCAACGTGCTGTCGCTGGGGATCATGAGCCAGCCGGAACTGGCGACCTTGCAGAACCCTTCGCTGGCGGCGGTGCTCGAGCATATCGTCGGGCCGTGGGGCGCGTTGTTGATCAGCGTCGGCCTGGCGATTTCCCTGCTCGGTGCGTTGCTGTCGTGGGCATTGCTGTGCGCGGAAATCCTCTTCGCCACGGCCAAGGACAAGACCATGCCGGCGTTCCTGAAAAAGGAAAACAAGAACCACGTGCCGGTCAACGCACTGTGGCTGACCAACGTGATGATCCAGATTTTCCTGTTGATCACGCTGTTCTCCGCAGGCACCTACACCAGCCTGATTTACCTGGCCTCGTCGATGATTCTGGTGCCGTATTTGTGGTCGGCGGCGTACGCGGTGCTGTTGAGCGGTCGCGGCGAAACCTATGAGCACGCGTCGGCCGAGCGCACCAAGGACCTGCTGATCGGCGGCATCGCCCTGTGCTACGCGGTGTGGTTGTTGTACGCCGGCGGAGTGAAGTATCTGCTGCTGTCGGCGTTGTTGTATGCGCCGGGGGTGTTGCTGTTCGCCAAGGCCAAGCGTGAGCAGGGCGAGCCGTTGTTCACCCATGTCGAGAAGGCGATTTTCACCTGCGTGATCATCGGCGCCGGGCTGGCGGCGTACGGTTTGTACAGTGGTGTGCTGTCGCTGTGA
- a CDS encoding YbaN family protein, whose protein sequence is MPQPASSKLARLLFGLLAYVSLGIGLIAIVVPGLPTTEFILLAAWAATRSSPRLSAWLENHRLFGPILSNWRNGKIIARKAKVSATVSMLLCATLMLIMLDHGWPVYLAIAGMSLGNLWIWSRPESIPA, encoded by the coding sequence ATGCCGCAACCCGCCTCCTCGAAACTCGCCCGCCTGCTGTTCGGCCTGCTGGCCTACGTCAGCCTCGGCATTGGCCTGATTGCCATCGTCGTGCCCGGCCTGCCGACCACCGAGTTCATCCTGCTCGCCGCCTGGGCCGCGACCCGCAGCTCGCCGCGCCTGAGTGCCTGGCTGGAAAACCATCGGCTGTTCGGGCCGATCCTGAGTAACTGGCGCAACGGCAAGATCATCGCGCGTAAAGCCAAGGTCAGCGCCACGGTCAGCATGCTGCTGTGCGCGACACTGATGCTGATCATGCTCGATCACGGCTGGCCGGTTTACCTGGCGATTGCCGGGATGAGCCTGGGCAATCTGTGGATCTGGTCGCGCCCGGAATCTATCCCTGCCTGA
- a CDS encoding DNA-3-methyladenine glycosylase family protein: MRLMLAYRPPYDWTAMLGFLAARSVVGMETVVDGVYSRSIGVNGVHGSLSVWPGRGDALEVELDFPDPAALPEIVVRLRRLFDLDADLPSMHRHLADDPLLAWLIAERPGLRVPGAWDGLELAFRAVLGQQITVVAAIRLAGKLVAQYGAPLCSAVPGLTRVFPDVQVLAAADLAALGMPKSRGRTLSGMAQALLEDPLLFEPGRESGVARLLALHGVGEWTAQYIALRQLRDMDGFPHGDVGLLRALEVLEGVRPAARELADRAEAWRPCRGYAAQVLWTSLSAVPAAQPSPGGRGG, translated from the coding sequence GTGAGGTTGATGCTGGCCTATCGGCCACCCTATGACTGGACGGCGATGCTGGGCTTTCTCGCTGCACGGTCAGTGGTCGGCATGGAAACCGTGGTGGACGGCGTGTACTCGCGCAGCATCGGCGTGAACGGTGTCCACGGCTCGCTGTCGGTCTGGCCGGGGAGGGGCGATGCGCTGGAGGTCGAGCTGGATTTTCCCGATCCGGCAGCACTGCCCGAGATTGTTGTGAGGCTGCGGCGGCTATTTGATCTGGATGCCGATCTGCCGTCGATGCACCGGCATCTGGCTGACGACCCGTTACTGGCGTGGTTGATTGCCGAACGTCCGGGGCTGCGAGTGCCGGGGGCGTGGGACGGTCTGGAACTGGCCTTTCGTGCGGTACTCGGGCAGCAGATTACCGTGGTCGCGGCGATCCGGCTGGCGGGGAAACTGGTGGCGCAGTATGGTGCGCCGTTGTGCTCGGCGGTACCGGGTTTGACTCGAGTATTTCCCGATGTCCAGGTGCTGGCGGCGGCTGATCTGGCGGCGCTGGGCATGCCGAAAAGTCGTGGACGGACGCTTTCGGGCATGGCGCAGGCGCTGCTGGAAGATCCGCTGTTGTTCGAACCGGGGCGCGAGAGTGGCGTGGCGCGTTTGCTGGCATTGCACGGGGTCGGCGAGTGGACGGCGCAGTACATCGCGTTGCGCCAGTTGCGCGATATGGACGGGTTTCCCCATGGCGATGTCGGGTTGCTGCGGGCGCTGGAGGTGCTGGAAGGTGTGCGACCCGCGGCGCGGGAACTGGCTGATCGGGCTGAGGCCTGGCGACCCTGTCGCGGGTATGCGGCGCAGGTGTTGTGGACGTCTTTGAGCGCTGTGCCCGCAGCCCAGCCGTCTCCTGGAGGGAGAGGGGGCTGA
- a CDS encoding CoA transferase, with protein MTDLLTSIQAALGLPHTPIPFTAQGALPSAFAVTDLACASIAAAGQAVSELLQQQTGHLPAVEVDRRLASFWFATSLRPMGWEVPPLWDAVAGDYATRDGWIRLHTNAPHHRAAAERVLGACADRAAMAAKVAQWTSADLEQALVEAKGCAAEMRSWAQWQQHPQGMAVNAEPLVHVIHSQAGNVSVWQGSAAQPLAGLKVLDLTRVLAGPTASRFLAGLGANVLRIDPPGWTEPGVVPEVTLGKRCARLDLHVPADRAVFENLLKDADILLHGYRADALEHLGFGAERRRQLAPALIDVCLNAYGWSGPWQNRRGFDSLVQMSSGIAEAGQRWKTADKPTPLPVQALDHATGYLLAASAMRLLTERLKTGRGGAARLSLARTAKLLIEHGPGTSEALRAEDAQDQNSVLEQTPWGPAHRLLAPLKISGAPLQWALPASELGAHRPQWF; from the coding sequence ATGACTGATCTGCTCACGTCCATTCAAGCCGCACTCGGCTTGCCGCACACGCCGATTCCCTTCACCGCACAGGGCGCCCTGCCCTCGGCATTCGCCGTCACCGACCTGGCCTGCGCGAGCATCGCCGCGGCCGGTCAGGCCGTCAGCGAACTGCTCCAGCAACAAACCGGACACTTGCCCGCCGTCGAAGTCGACCGAAGACTGGCCTCGTTCTGGTTCGCCACCTCGTTGCGTCCGATGGGCTGGGAAGTCCCACCACTGTGGGATGCGGTGGCCGGTGACTACGCAACCCGGGACGGCTGGATCCGCCTGCACACTAACGCCCCGCACCACCGCGCCGCCGCTGAACGTGTGCTCGGCGCCTGCGCCGACCGTGCCGCGATGGCAGCAAAAGTCGCGCAGTGGACCAGTGCCGATCTGGAGCAAGCACTGGTCGAGGCCAAGGGCTGCGCCGCCGAAATGCGCAGTTGGGCGCAGTGGCAGCAGCATCCGCAGGGAATGGCGGTGAATGCCGAACCGCTGGTGCATGTCATCCATTCGCAGGCTGGAAACGTCAGTGTGTGGCAAGGCTCGGCGGCGCAACCGCTGGCCGGCCTCAAGGTGCTGGACCTGACCCGCGTACTCGCCGGCCCCACCGCCAGCCGTTTTCTTGCGGGCCTCGGCGCGAACGTGCTGCGAATCGACCCACCAGGCTGGACCGAACCAGGCGTGGTCCCGGAAGTCACCCTTGGCAAACGCTGCGCTCGGCTGGATCTGCATGTTCCGGCAGATCGTGCGGTGTTTGAAAACCTGCTCAAGGACGCCGACATCCTGTTGCACGGCTACCGCGCCGACGCGCTGGAACACCTCGGTTTCGGCGCCGAGCGCCGCCGACAACTGGCCCCGGCGCTGATCGACGTCTGCCTCAACGCCTACGGCTGGAGCGGCCCGTGGCAGAACCGTCGCGGCTTCGACAGCCTGGTGCAGATGAGCAGCGGCATCGCCGAGGCCGGGCAGCGTTGGAAAACCGCTGACAAGCCAACGCCACTGCCGGTGCAGGCGCTGGACCATGCGACCGGGTATCTGCTGGCGGCGAGTGCGATGCGCCTTTTGACTGAACGTTTAAAGACTGGTCGGGGTGGCGCGGCGCGTCTGTCACTGGCGCGCACGGCGAAGTTGTTGATTGAGCATGGGCCGGGGACGAGCGAGGCGTTGCGCGCCGAAGATGCGCAGGATCAAAACTCAGTGTTGGAGCAGACACCCTGGGGGCCGGCGCACCGCTTGCTGGCACCGCTGAAGATCAGCGGAGCGCCGCTGCAGTGGGCGTTGCCGGCCAGCGAATTGGGTGCGCATCGCCCACAGTGGTTTTAA